In Bernardetia litoralis DSM 6794, the genomic window ATAAGGACATACTTGGTGAGCTGCCTCTGCCAAAGCCTGTACTTCTGCAATTTCCATATCTGAAATATGAACAAAAATATCAACAGCAAGACTAAAACCGTCACCTTCTTTTCCGATAGTTGCGTGTACTGTTACTTCTGGAGAAGAACTAAACTTAATTTTTTTGCTTGCTGCTACTGCACCCAATGCACCACCAAAACAAGCTGCATAACCTGCTGCAAA contains:
- a CDS encoding organic hydroperoxide resistance protein, producing MEKNAEFTPLYTAKVIGVSGRSGHVKSSDGAIDLDVRLPKGMGGDETGKHTNPEQLFAAGYAACFGGALGAVAASKKIKFSSSPEVTVHATIGKEGDGFSLAVDIFVHISDMEIAEVQALAEAAHQVCPYSKATRGNIPANIHVN